In Scophthalmus maximus strain ysfricsl-2021 chromosome 5, ASM2237912v1, whole genome shotgun sequence, a single window of DNA contains:
- the asph gene encoding aspartyl/asparaginyl beta-hydroxylase isoform X1, which produces MADPVTLVESAASPVVAATHAVIAGEMQDGKTQSGNKNGKKADSGSSGSFFTWFIVLALLGVWTSVAVVYFDLVDYQGVLDKAKGLQINLSDALQGKLVAYDTDGDGDFDVEDAKVLLGLKEKAVVITSRSEEAAAPVETPEPTPEAVVEPDPVPVEEVIEAAVAEEASAPPPEPEPEVAAEPEEVASEPEPEPEAEPVETPEVIEDDPEVLEEEPPVAEEEDAPVEEAPVEEAAPAEEVAEAEEVAEEAVEEEIAEEAVEEPESAEEALEEAVAEEAVDEPEAAEEAVEAVAETVEEENAPTEEAVEDLAKEQEAPVTDESVEEAVEEEAAPSEDAVEEVVDEEEAAPAEEAVEEVAEEEPVEEAAPIEEAAEEPVEEEAAPTEEDIEEPVEEEAAPTEEDIEEPVEEEEAPTEEDIEEPVEEEAAPSEEAVEEPVEEEEAPSEEAVEEPVEEEVAPSEEAVEEPVEEEEAPSEEAVEEPVEEEEAPAEEAVEEPVEEEEAPSEEAVEEPIEEEEAPSEEDVEEPVAEEAEEVEEQTVPETEEVAQEVEETAEEAAEFVEAEFVETEEQILDEPTET; this is translated from the exons ATGGCTGATCCAGTGACCCTGGTGGAGTCTGCTGCCTCTCCGGTCGTCGCGGCGACCCACGCTGTCATTGCTGGGGAAATGCAGG ATGGTAAAACCCAGTCAGGCAACAAGAACGGGAAGAAAGCCGACTCCGGTTCCAGCGGCAGCTTCTTCACCTGGTTCATCGTCCTGGCCCTGCTGGGCGTCTGGACGTCTGTAGCTGTGGTCTACTTCGACCTGGTCGACTACCAGGGAGTCCTTG ACAAGGCTAAGGGCTTACAAATTAACCTGTCTGACGCCTTGCAAG GTAAACTGGTGGCATACGATACAGATGGCGATGGTGATTTTGATGTGGAAGATGCTAAAGTTCTGTTAG GACTGAAAGAGAAAGCCGTTGTCATCACCTCCCGTAGTGAAGAAGCTGCTGCCCCAGTGGAGACTCCTGAACCCACACCAgagg ctgTGGTTGAGCCTGACCCTGTGCCTGTGGAGGAGGTGATAGAAGCTGCTGTAGCTGAGGAAGCTTCTGCTCCACCACCAG AGCCTGAACCGGAGGTCGCTGCTGAGCCTGAGGAGGTTGCGTCTGAGCCTGAACCAGAGCCTGAAGCCGAGCCTGTGGAGACTCCTGAG GTGATTGAGGACGATCCagaggtgctggaggaggagcctcctgttgcagaggaggaggatgcccCTGTGGAGGAGGCTCCAGTAGAAGAG GCTGCTCCAGCTGAGGAGGTTGCAGAGGCGGAGGAGGTAGCTGAagaggctgtggaggaggagatagcTGAAGAGGCTGTGGAGGAACCTGAGTCTGCTGAAGAGGCTCTGGAGGAGGCAGTTGCTGAAGAGGCTGTGGACGAACCTGAGGCTGCTGAAGAGGCTGTGGAGGCGGTGGCTGAGACTGTAGAGGAAGAAAATGCTCCTACTGAAGAAGCTGTGGAGGACCTAGCTAAAGAACAGGAGGCTCCTGTCACAGATGAATCAGTTGAGGAGGCTGTTGAAGAAGAGGCAGCTCCTTCAGAAGACGCTGTCGAGGAGGTAGTGGACGAAGAGGAGGCAGCACCTGCTGAGGAAGCTGTTGAGGAAGTAGCAGAGGAAGAGCCAGTGGAGGAGGCAGCTCCCATAGAAGAAGCTGCTGAGGAGCCCGTTGAAGAGGAGGCAGCTCCTACAGAAGAAGATATTGAGGAGCCCGTTGAAGAGGAGGCAGCTCCTACAGAAGAAGATATTGAGGAGCctgttgaagaggaggaagctcCTACAGAAGAAGATATTGAGGAGCCTGTTGAAGAGGAGGCAGCTCCTTCAGAAGAAGCAGTGGAGGAGCCcgttgaagaggaggaagctcCTTCAGAAGAAGCAGTGGAGGAGCCCGTTGAAGAGGAGGTAGCTCCTTCAGAAGAAGCAGTGGAGGAGCctgttgaagaggaggaagctcCTTCAGAAGAAGCAGTGGAGGAGCCcgttgaagaggaggaagcgCCTGCAGAAGAAGCAGTGGAGGAGCCcgttgaagaggaggaagctcCTTCAGAAGAAGCAGTGGAGGAGCCCattgaagaggaggaagctcCTTCAGAAGAAGATGTTGAGGAACCAGTtgcagaggaagcagaagaggtggaggagcaaACAGTCCCAG agacagaagaagttGCACAAGAGGTAGAGGAGACAGCAGAagaag cagcagagtttgTTGAGGCAGAGTTTGttgagacagaggaacagattCTGGATGAGCCCACAG AAACGTag